ATATGGCCTCATTCGCCGGCCGGGCTTCGTCCGCGCTTGCGGCCGGGACCGCAGTCGCGGTCCAAAGCGGATTGAAATCCGCTTTAAACGGCCTCAGTCGTCCGGCTTGCCGGACCGCAGACGCTTGATGTCGGACCTCTGACCCTTGGCCTCCAGGCGGCGCTTCTTGGAGCCAAGGGTCGGCTTGGTCGGGCGCCGGCTCTTGGGAACCACAGTCGCGTCGCGGATCAGGTCGATCAGCCGCTCCCGAACATCCTCGCGGTTGCGGAGCTGGCTTCGGTAGGTGTCGCCGACGATGATCAGCACGCCCGCCGCCGTCATGCGCGAGCCGGCCAAGCGGACCAGCCGGGCCTTCACGTCGTCGGGAATGTTCGGCGAGGCCGCGACGTCGAAGCGCAACTGGACCGCGCTGTCCGTCTTGTTGACGTGCTGGCCGCCGGGGCCGGAGGCGCGGATGAAGCTTTCCTGAAGCTCGCTCTCGTCCAGGCTGATGCGCGGGGTGACGCGGATCATCAGTCGGCCGCCGCCGTTACGCCTTCCTGCTCCTCCACCCCGAGGTCGAGAAGGGGGAGGAAGCTGGCGGGCTCCTGGGCGCCGGACAGCGCGTAGCGCCGGTTGAAGATGTAACAGGGAACCGCCTGAAGGCCGAGCTGGCGCGCCGTGGCGTCGGCGTTGAAGACCGCCGTGGTCTCCGCGTCGCCATTCAGCAGATTTTTGATGTCCGTGAAATCGAAGCCCAGCCCGGCGGCGGTCGCGGCCAGCGTGTCGCGGTCGCCGATGTCCAGCCCGTCCACGAAATAGGCGTGGAACAGGGCGTCGGCCATCCGGTCGCCCAGCCCGTGACGGGCGGCGATGCGGATCAGCCGGTGTCCGTCGAAGCTGTTCGGCGTGCGCCGGATGCGGTCCAGCCGCAGAGGCAGGCCGTCGCGCTCCGCCGTTTCCTCGACCACCAGATGGATCTGCCGCGCCCGCTCGGTGCCGCCGAACTTGGCCGCCAGATAGGCGCTGCGCTCCATCCCGCCCGGCGTCATGTCCGGGTTGAGCTGGAAGGGCTGCCAGCGCAGGTCCACCTGGACGCGGGGCCGGTCGGCCAGCGCGCGGGCAAGCCGCCGCTTGCCGATGTAGCACCAGGGGCAGATCAGGTCGGCGTAGGTTTCGATCAGCATAGGCCCACTATCCTCCATTCCCGCCCCGCCGCGCAACCGCCCTGCCCGTGGGGCACCCCGCCGCGTTTGGGGAGCCGTTTCTGCAACCCTTTGTTAACCCTTGCCGCCCGAGAGTCGCGGGGTTCCGCGGACGAGGGTCCGCGGCGGTCGGAGGCGTGCGGCGATGGCGAATTCCTATGTGGACGGCAAGGTGCGCGACGCGCTGGTGGCGGCCAAGGGGAGCCGGGCGACCGCGCAGAAGCTCCTGATGGCCTGGGCGGTCGAGGACCCGCAGCTCCTGCTGGGCATCTCCCAACCCTTCCTGAAGGCGATCGCTGCGGCGGCCATCGAGCGGGGTGTCCGCCCCTCGGCGCCCAGCCGGTCTGCGCCTGCCGCACCGGGCCGGTCCCGCGGTCCCGCGGATTCGGCGCTGAGCAAGGAGGCGCTGGCCGACGTGCTGAGCCGTCTCGGCCGCGATCCTGGAGAGGACGCGCCGCCGGCGCGTGGCCGCACCGGTTCACCCGCCCCGGTCAAGTCCGCCACCATGGTGGTTCCCGCCGGCAAGGGCGGGCAGGGTGGCGTCACCCATGAGAAGGCGATGATGACCCTCGCCAAGGCCTTCGTGGCGAAGAAGATGCGCTGAGGTCCGGCGCGGAGGTTTGCGCCGCCCGGCTTATTGCTCCGCCGCGGTCATCATCCGTTCGATCCAGCCCGGCTGACGCGGTTCCGGCCGGATGTCCGGCGGCGGGCTCGCCAGGGCCGTGTGGCCGTTGCGGTGGGGGTCGGGGATGTGGTGGCAATCCACATCGGCCAGAGTCTTGTAGCAATAGAGGCGGGAACGGTCGACGTAGACCTTCTCCGGGCAATAATGACCGGTTTCCGAGAAGGAAACGGATGAGCAATCGCGCCCGGTCGCCGCGGACACCAGATGATCGCCGAGCGTCTTCTTGGTGCTGGTGACGGAGGCGAGATCGGCGCCGACGCTGGCGACCATCATCGGCCCGC
The window above is part of the Azospirillum sp. TSH58 genome. Proteins encoded here:
- the arfB gene encoding alternative ribosome rescue aminoacyl-tRNA hydrolase ArfB, with the translated sequence MIRVTPRISLDESELQESFIRASGPGGQHVNKTDSAVQLRFDVAASPNIPDDVKARLVRLAGSRMTAAGVLIIVGDTYRSQLRNREDVRERLIDLIRDATVVPKSRRPTKPTLGSKKRRLEAKGQRSDIKRLRSGKPDD
- a CDS encoding DsbA family oxidoreductase, coding for MLIETYADLICPWCYIGKRRLARALADRPRVQVDLRWQPFQLNPDMTPGGMERSAYLAAKFGGTERARQIHLVVEETAERDGLPLRLDRIRRTPNSFDGHRLIRIAARHGLGDRMADALFHAYFVDGLDIGDRDTLAATAAGLGFDFTDIKNLLNGDAETTAVFNADATARQLGLQAVPCYIFNRRYALSGAQEPASFLPLLDLGVEEQEGVTAAAD